The following proteins are co-located in the Haloterrigena turkmenica DSM 5511 genome:
- a CDS encoding SDR family NAD(P)-dependent oxidoreductase — MGTITYDFSDETVIVTGGTSGIGREVARRFGEADATVIVADIREQPKEDDESAPTHELIEDNGGRAEFVETDVSDPEEVGAVVEAAREFGGVDVMVNNAGIYREASLIETDADAFDQVFAINVRGVFAGCRAAARDMLEREEPGSIVNTASISSEYAQVGHSMYDASKGAVMMLTRVAALELARHDIRVNAVAPGIIETTFGAGNPDFDRELGDGFIHNDAELPDLNAQEINPEIPMGHMGTPEDLAGSYLFLASDEADYVTGHLLYVDGGYQIL; from the coding sequence ATGGGAACAATTACGTACGACTTCTCCGACGAGACCGTGATCGTGACCGGCGGAACGTCCGGTATCGGCCGCGAAGTCGCTCGCCGCTTCGGCGAGGCCGACGCGACGGTGATCGTCGCGGACATTCGCGAACAGCCCAAAGAAGACGACGAGTCGGCGCCGACCCACGAGCTCATCGAAGATAACGGCGGCCGAGCGGAGTTCGTCGAGACCGACGTCTCCGACCCCGAGGAGGTCGGCGCGGTCGTCGAAGCCGCCAGGGAGTTCGGCGGCGTCGACGTGATGGTCAACAACGCCGGCATCTACCGCGAGGCGTCGCTCATCGAAACCGACGCCGACGCGTTCGATCAGGTGTTCGCGATCAACGTTCGCGGCGTCTTCGCCGGCTGTCGGGCGGCGGCTCGAGACATGCTCGAGCGAGAAGAGCCGGGCTCGATCGTGAACACAGCCTCGATCAGCTCCGAGTACGCGCAGGTCGGCCACTCGATGTACGACGCCTCGAAGGGCGCGGTCATGATGCTCACCCGCGTCGCGGCCCTCGAGCTCGCCCGCCACGACATCCGGGTCAACGCCGTCGCGCCGGGGATCATCGAAACCACGTTCGGCGCCGGCAACCCCGATTTCGACCGGGAGCTCGGCGACGGGTTCATCCACAACGACGCGGAGCTCCCCGATCTCAACGCCCAGGAGATCAACCCCGAGATTCCGATGGGACACATGGGGACCCCCGAAGACCTCGCGGGATCGTACCTCTTCCTGGCCTCCGACGAGGCCGACTACGTCACCGGCCACCTCCTGTACGTCGACGGCGGCTACCAGATCCTATAA
- a CDS encoding glycoside hydrolase family 2 protein: protein MTASYRESRSLTGPWEFVTDPESDGRADNWYAPDATWPDSRCTVDVPHCWQEHDEYREYTGTAWYRRRTVLPRSGDDRTVLRFGAVDYEATVWVNGERVGEHRGGYLPFEVDITEAVTDGEDAIAVAVTDPEDISEIPHGKQGAPWYQRVSGIWQNVTVATVPKCRITDLRATPNLEDDTVRIDLDVAPGGATDLTAAVTIERDGAPVASSSVDVDAGSGTAVVAIDDPDYWTPETPTLYDVVVELSRDGAVVDRYEDYFGMRSVESRDGRLYLNGDPLSVRGALDQGYYPETLYRPFDEELFEAEIRTAKELGFNLLRKHIKPAHPDFLELADRLGILVWEEPANPTVHTERSRREVRDQIRGMIDRDYNRPSVIVWSLYNEEWGIGNPQGLDDETSLWEDEAKQRYLADLYDSAREWDPTRLICDNSGWAHVATDVNDYHRYFVSPDRAAAWEDDLESMTSSPADNYGATETDPADAPRIVSEFGTWGMCDLPAIEEYYGGEPPWFDYEFFDDPIKRPAGVHDRFEESALSDVFDGWSAMAEAWQRREFRSITDVIERMRTREDVAGYVLTELSDIEWEFNGVLDYRREEKAFHDDFARINGDILVSVEPDAHVVASGGTLTADVVVSNDTTDAVEGPLEWSVFGESGTVDVELDGFGVERVENAITVDVPSVDGVRDDELTVSVPSAPANGEPITVVPEPSADGETTVYTDAEGLADGLSETGFEVASSLDETVDVALVIRPDAAVRSYVEDGGTAVLVPDESGHMADEEFFEYRGLPEEESWNLVASLFYCADETLAEYVDTVPGWELEGLYPYDVVADVSAEDVLIGYVEGWIANRSAAVAVREVGDGRVGAFTFRITDAYGTQPVGTAALAALLDDLGSEQRG, encoded by the coding sequence ATGACAGCTAGTTACCGAGAATCGAGATCACTGACCGGACCGTGGGAGTTCGTCACCGACCCGGAGTCCGACGGACGCGCCGATAACTGGTACGCTCCGGACGCAACCTGGCCCGATAGCCGTTGCACCGTCGACGTCCCCCACTGCTGGCAAGAGCACGACGAGTACCGCGAATACACCGGGACCGCGTGGTACCGCCGTCGAACCGTCCTCCCGCGATCCGGAGACGATCGCACGGTCCTCCGGTTCGGCGCCGTCGACTACGAGGCGACGGTGTGGGTCAACGGCGAGCGAGTCGGCGAGCACCGCGGCGGCTATCTGCCCTTCGAGGTAGATATCACCGAGGCGGTGACCGACGGCGAGGACGCGATCGCCGTCGCGGTAACCGATCCCGAAGACATAAGCGAGATCCCTCACGGCAAGCAGGGCGCGCCGTGGTACCAGCGTGTCAGCGGGATCTGGCAGAACGTGACGGTAGCGACCGTCCCGAAGTGTCGCATCACCGACCTTCGTGCGACGCCGAACCTCGAGGACGACACGGTTCGGATCGATCTCGACGTAGCGCCCGGGGGCGCGACCGATCTGACCGCCGCCGTAACGATCGAACGAGACGGAGCGCCGGTCGCGAGTTCGAGCGTCGACGTAGACGCGGGTTCGGGAACCGCAGTGGTAGCCATCGACGACCCCGACTACTGGACGCCGGAGACGCCGACGCTGTACGACGTCGTCGTGGAACTGTCGCGCGACGGCGCGGTCGTCGACCGGTACGAGGACTACTTCGGCATGCGGAGCGTCGAGTCCCGCGACGGTCGACTGTACCTGAACGGCGACCCGCTCTCTGTGCGGGGGGCACTCGATCAGGGATACTACCCGGAGACGCTGTACCGGCCGTTTGACGAGGAGCTGTTCGAAGCCGAGATCCGCACGGCGAAGGAGCTCGGATTCAACCTGCTTCGCAAGCACATCAAGCCGGCCCACCCGGACTTCCTGGAACTCGCGGACCGGCTCGGGATTCTCGTCTGGGAAGAGCCCGCGAATCCGACGGTTCACACCGAGCGCTCGAGGCGGGAGGTCCGCGACCAGATTCGAGGTATGATCGACCGGGACTACAACCGCCCCAGCGTGATCGTCTGGAGCCTATACAACGAGGAGTGGGGGATCGGGAACCCACAGGGGCTCGACGACGAGACGTCGCTGTGGGAGGACGAAGCGAAACAGCGGTACCTCGCGGATCTCTACGACTCGGCTCGGGAGTGGGATCCCACGCGGCTCATCTGCGATAACTCCGGCTGGGCCCACGTGGCGACCGACGTGAACGACTACCACCGGTACTTCGTCAGTCCGGACCGCGCGGCCGCGTGGGAGGACGACCTCGAGTCGATGACGTCGTCGCCGGCGGACAACTACGGCGCGACGGAGACCGATCCGGCGGACGCGCCCCGGATCGTCTCCGAGTTCGGGACGTGGGGGATGTGCGATCTGCCCGCGATCGAGGAGTACTACGGCGGTGAACCGCCGTGGTTCGACTACGAGTTCTTCGACGACCCGATCAAGCGTCCCGCGGGAGTGCACGATCGGTTCGAGGAATCGGCCCTCTCGGACGTCTTCGACGGCTGGTCGGCGATGGCCGAGGCGTGGCAGCGTCGCGAGTTCCGCTCGATTACGGACGTCATCGAACGAATGCGCACCCGCGAGGACGTCGCCGGATACGTACTCACCGAGCTCTCCGACATCGAGTGGGAGTTCAACGGGGTGCTGGACTACCGCCGCGAGGAGAAGGCGTTCCACGACGATTTCGCTCGGATAAACGGCGATATCCTCGTCAGCGTCGAGCCGGACGCCCACGTCGTCGCGTCGGGCGGGACGCTGACCGCTGACGTGGTCGTCAGCAACGACACCACCGACGCCGTCGAGGGTCCGCTCGAGTGGTCGGTCTTCGGGGAGTCGGGCACGGTCGACGTGGAACTCGACGGATTCGGCGTCGAGCGCGTCGAAAACGCGATCACGGTCGACGTCCCGTCCGTCGACGGCGTCCGCGACGACGAGTTGACGGTCTCGGTGCCGAGCGCGCCAGCGAACGGGGAACCGATCACCGTCGTTCCCGAACCCAGTGCGGACGGCGAGACGACGGTGTACACCGACGCCGAGGGGCTCGCTGACGGACTGTCCGAGACCGGCTTCGAGGTCGCCTCGTCCCTCGACGAGACCGTCGACGTGGCGCTGGTGATCCGTCCCGACGCTGCCGTTCGATCGTACGTCGAAGACGGCGGAACCGCCGTGCTTGTCCCCGACGAGAGCGGGCACATGGCGGACGAGGAGTTCTTCGAGTACCGCGGTTTACCGGAAGAGGAGAGCTGGAACCTCGTGGCGTCGCTGTTCTACTGTGCCGACGAGACGCTGGCCGAGTACGTGGATACCGTCCCCGGGTGGGAACTCGAAGGGCTCTACCCCTACGACGTGGTCGCCGACGTCTCGGCCGAGGACGTGCTGATCGGCTACGTCGAAGGCTGGATCGCGAACCGATCGGCGGCAGTCGCCGTCCGCGAGGTCGGCGACGGCCGCGTCGGTGCGTTTACCTTCCGGATCACGGACGCGTATGGCACACAGCCTGTCGGGACGGCGGCCCTCGCCGCACTACTCGACGACCTCGGGTCCGAGCAACGCGGCTGA
- a CDS encoding substrate-binding domain-containing protein, which produces MTNNRISSKSRRRFIKTAGVAGTASLAGCIGGGSSGYTIAFWELFSGGEGPVMEDIVQKFNEEQPLDVDEEVTIDRQRTPWDQYYNNLYTTLAGGSGPDLAVMHAAYLRAWDDTIVPMDNYIDTGEIEGDYLDNHWDLVSVEGETRALPMDLHPVGMYYNKAIFEEAGLDPESPPTNWEEFQAAGNAIAEETDKWAFSQTPYNDGFGSWRTWSTLVKQQGGELFDDDWNPTFDGQAGQDTSELFWNMTGDMEWSPQTTEADWGANAFENGNLGMTMNGTWYVATLEESDIDWGFFKPTIAPNRTQDRVWTDGHTIVLPRSQDRGDDKSEIAAKVAHWLTTENPEWGARAGHLPAAADIRESDVFQNASFYDKTLSKYLEMAEEDMYFYHPKVPNGDPNSESWYQWLLDMWGHNYESPQEALNDGVSMISNGLEE; this is translated from the coding sequence ATGACGAACAACCGAATATCGTCGAAATCACGTCGTAGATTCATCAAGACTGCCGGTGTCGCGGGCACCGCTTCACTCGCCGGCTGTATCGGTGGCGGCTCTAGCGGCTACACTATTGCGTTCTGGGAGCTGTTCAGCGGTGGCGAGGGACCCGTGATGGAGGACATCGTTCAAAAGTTCAACGAGGAACAGCCACTCGACGTGGACGAGGAGGTGACGATCGACCGTCAGCGAACGCCGTGGGACCAGTACTACAATAACCTGTACACTACGCTCGCGGGCGGTAGCGGACCCGATCTGGCAGTTATGCATGCAGCATATCTGCGTGCGTGGGACGATACGATCGTGCCGATGGACAACTATATCGATACCGGGGAAATCGAAGGCGATTACCTCGATAATCACTGGGACCTCGTGTCGGTCGAAGGAGAGACGCGAGCGCTTCCGATGGACCTGCACCCGGTTGGGATGTACTACAATAAGGCGATCTTCGAGGAAGCGGGCCTCGACCCCGAGTCCCCGCCGACGAACTGGGAGGAGTTCCAGGCCGCGGGGAACGCGATCGCCGAAGAAACCGATAAATGGGCGTTCAGCCAGACCCCCTACAACGACGGGTTCGGCTCGTGGCGAACGTGGAGTACGCTCGTCAAGCAACAGGGCGGAGAGCTCTTCGACGACGACTGGAATCCGACGTTCGACGGTCAGGCGGGCCAGGACACCTCCGAACTGTTCTGGAATATGACCGGCGATATGGAGTGGTCCCCCCAGACAACCGAAGCGGACTGGGGCGCGAACGCCTTCGAGAACGGAAACCTGGGCATGACGATGAACGGGACGTGGTACGTGGCCACCCTAGAGGAGTCGGACATCGACTGGGGATTCTTCAAGCCGACCATCGCTCCCAACAGGACCCAGGATCGGGTCTGGACGGACGGTCACACGATCGTGTTACCCCGGAGCCAGGACCGCGGCGACGACAAATCCGAAATCGCGGCGAAGGTCGCCCACTGGTTGACGACCGAGAACCCCGAGTGGGGTGCGCGAGCGGGTCACCTTCCCGCCGCCGCGGACATCAGGGAGTCCGACGTGTTCCAAAACGCGTCGTTCTACGACAAAACCCTCAGCAAATACCTCGAGATGGCCGAAGAGGACATGTACTTCTACCATCCGAAGGTGCCGAACGGCGACCCCAACTCGGAGAGTTGGTACCAGTGGCTGCTCGACATGTGGGGCCACAACTACGAGAGTCCCCAAGAGGCACTCAACGACGGTGTCTCGATGATCAGTAACGGCCTCGAGGAGTAA
- a CDS encoding ABC transporter ATP-binding protein, whose protein sequence is MGRVSIEDVSKFYDGSSDGEGKIVAVDEVSFDIKDGEFLTIVGPSGSGKSTLLRMVAGLEDISEGQIRIGDRVVNNIQPQDRGVAMVFQNYALYPHMTVRDNMAYGLKLTSDLSNDEVQKRVEDAAEMMGIEDQLEKKPGSLSGGQQQRVATGRAIVRDPEVFLMDEPLSNLDAKLRAHMRTEIQRIHEDLGTTFIYVTHDQEEAMTMSDRVAILDQGEVQQIGTPDEVYNEPANLFVADFVGSPAMNPFDVQLEGTTLVGADFQYELSEERAERVRERTSDGESLVLGIRPEDIYLAEPSEQNAIEAFLDVLEPVGSDNYLYLDMEGIDECRVRVPGGVKPEENESLTISFDEDDIHLFRKSTGRNVLVEEYEKQEVTA, encoded by the coding sequence ATGGGCCGTGTTAGTATTGAGGACGTGTCAAAGTTCTATGACGGGAGTAGCGATGGAGAAGGGAAAATTGTGGCCGTCGACGAGGTAAGTTTCGATATCAAGGACGGCGAGTTCCTTACCATCGTCGGACCGTCCGGGTCGGGCAAGTCGACGCTGCTACGGATGGTCGCGGGTCTCGAAGACATCAGCGAGGGACAGATCCGCATCGGCGACCGCGTCGTCAATAACATCCAACCGCAAGACCGGGGGGTCGCCATGGTGTTCCAGAACTACGCCCTGTACCCGCACATGACCGTTCGGGATAACATGGCCTACGGGCTGAAGCTGACGTCGGATCTCAGCAACGACGAAGTGCAGAAACGAGTCGAGGACGCCGCCGAAATGATGGGCATCGAAGACCAGCTCGAAAAGAAGCCCGGCAGCCTCTCCGGCGGCCAGCAACAGCGGGTTGCCACCGGTCGCGCCATCGTTCGCGACCCGGAAGTGTTCCTGATGGACGAGCCGCTATCGAATCTGGACGCGAAACTCCGCGCACACATGCGAACGGAGATTCAACGCATCCACGAGGATCTCGGAACCACGTTCATCTACGTGACGCACGACCAGGAGGAAGCGATGACGATGTCCGACCGCGTCGCCATCCTCGACCAAGGTGAAGTCCAACAGATCGGGACGCCCGACGAAGTCTACAACGAACCCGCGAACCTCTTCGTCGCCGACTTCGTCGGCAGCCCCGCGATGAATCCGTTCGACGTCCAACTCGAGGGAACGACGCTCGTCGGAGCCGACTTCCAATACGAGCTCTCCGAGGAACGCGCCGAGCGAGTTCGGGAACGAACCTCGGACGGTGAGTCTCTCGTGCTCGGAATTCGGCCCGAAGATATCTACCTCGCGGAGCCCTCCGAGCAGAACGCCATCGAGGCCTTCCTCGACGTGCTGGAGCCGGTGGGTTCGGACAACTACCTCTACCTCGACATGGAGGGCATCGACGAGTGCCGAGTTCGAGTTCCCGGCGGCGTGAAACCCGAGGAGAACGAATCGTTGACCATCTCCTTCGACGAGGACGACA
- a CDS encoding carbohydrate ABC transporter permease translates to MTDATAEQTSRFDDVSLRSLGTHAVLYGVAILMAIPYLYTLSRSFQPRRYLTDPQPYWIPPEITFDHYQYLLTESLFVQWTINTFVIAGGATLIILIIDSMVAFSLTRLDWPGQSLVMGVILASFMVPYYMNIVPLYTVVADLGLVNSYWGVIMPAVASPLGVFLLYQFFRDIPDEYEEAARLDGFSTFQIYYRIILPLARPILASLALFMFVYNWNAFLWPLIVLSDEAAYTLPIGLVNLYQGNITTPGLHMAVTVLASLPLFVVYLFFQGEIVRAVQIQGTGSTG, encoded by the coding sequence ATGACTGACGCCACCGCAGAACAGACGAGCCGATTCGACGACGTTTCGCTCCGTTCGCTGGGTACCCACGCGGTGCTGTACGGAGTCGCCATCCTGATGGCGATTCCGTACCTGTACACGCTCTCGCGGTCGTTCCAGCCCCGACGATACCTGACGGACCCGCAGCCGTACTGGATACCGCCGGAAATCACGTTCGACCACTACCAGTACCTCCTAACGGAGTCGCTGTTCGTTCAGTGGACGATCAATACGTTCGTTATCGCCGGCGGGGCGACGCTCATCATCCTCATCATCGACTCGATGGTCGCGTTCTCGCTCACGCGACTCGACTGGCCCGGCCAGTCTCTCGTCATGGGCGTCATTCTCGCGAGCTTCATGGTCCCGTACTACATGAACATCGTCCCGCTGTACACGGTCGTGGCCGATCTCGGCCTGGTGAACTCCTACTGGGGAGTGATCATGCCGGCGGTCGCGAGTCCGCTCGGCGTCTTCCTCCTATACCAGTTCTTCCGGGACATCCCCGACGAGTACGAGGAGGCCGCACGCCTCGACGGGTTCTCGACGTTCCAGATCTACTACCGCATCATCCTGCCGCTGGCCAGGCCCATCCTCGCCTCGCTCGCGCTGTTCATGTTCGTCTACAACTGGAACGCGTTCCTCTGGCCGCTCATCGTGCTCTCCGATGAGGCGGCGTACACGCTCCCCATCGGACTGGTGAACCTCTACCAAGGGAACATCACGACGCCCGGCCTCCACATGGCCGTGACTGTGTTGGCGTCGCTTCCGCTGTTCGTCGTCTATCTCTTCTTCCAGGGGGAGATCGTTCGCGCCGTCCAGATTCAGGGGACCGGCTCGACCGGGTAA
- a CDS encoding carbohydrate ABC transporter permease — protein MGLRNRFTTGENERAQQTVFGVRKETVEGIAWSLPYLAVFSVFLVWPALKGFYMSLHNWDPFVPSESEFIGLDNYIALFNDPVFWDAMKGTIYFVVLSVPLLVLIGLGLALGVNKNVKGKRVLRAIYFSPYILTVAVVTLIWAEVYSEGYGLINYYLGFVMSNPPGWLTSTSLAMPALAFMTVWWLVGFNFVIFLAARQGVPERLYEAARLDGASTWRAFKDVTLPQMRNSILFVVIIQFILQFQVFAQPFVLTSGGPRGSTDTLVYYLYRSAFSQHQYGYGAAIGYVLVMILVVIAIINFKVIGTND, from the coding sequence ATGGGATTACGAAATCGTTTCACGACCGGTGAAAACGAGCGCGCCCAGCAGACCGTATTCGGCGTTCGGAAAGAGACGGTCGAGGGGATCGCATGGTCGCTTCCGTACCTGGCGGTGTTCTCGGTGTTCCTCGTTTGGCCGGCGCTGAAGGGCTTCTACATGAGCCTTCACAACTGGGACCCGTTCGTCCCCTCCGAGTCCGAATTCATCGGACTCGACAACTACATTGCGCTGTTTAACGACCCCGTCTTCTGGGACGCGATGAAGGGGACGATCTACTTCGTCGTACTTTCCGTCCCGCTGCTGGTCCTCATAGGGCTGGGATTGGCGCTCGGCGTCAACAAGAACGTCAAGGGCAAACGCGTCCTCCGAGCGATCTACTTCAGCCCGTACATCCTGACCGTCGCGGTCGTCACGCTCATCTGGGCCGAGGTCTACTCCGAGGGATACGGACTGATCAACTACTACCTCGGATTCGTCATGTCGAACCCGCCGGGCTGGCTGACGTCCACGAGCTTAGCGATGCCGGCGCTCGCGTTCATGACCGTCTGGTGGCTGGTCGGGTTTAACTTCGTGATCTTTCTGGCGGCTCGACAGGGCGTTCCGGAACGCCTCTACGAAGCGGCCAGACTCGACGGTGCGAGCACGTGGCGCGCGTTCAAAGACGTCACGCTCCCGCAGATGCGCAACTCCATTCTCTTCGTCGTTATCATTCAGTTCATTCTCCAGTTCCAGGTGTTCGCTCAGCCGTTCGTGTTGACCTCGGGCGGTCCGCGGGGCTCGACGGACACGCTGGTGTACTACCTCTACCGTAGCGCCTTCTCCCAACATCAGTACGGCTACGGAGCCGCGATCGGCTACGTCCTCGTCATGATCCTCGTAGTCATCGCGATTATCAACTTCAAGGTGATCGGAACCAATGACTGA
- a CDS encoding sialidase family protein: protein MTTDGNRTGDALYTPPADAPGAGAMYPRVVRLDCDDSEGETLLATFEQYESGDDESERPVFPLYRSEDGGRTWSRFSEIRDTQNGWGLRYQPTLFELPESIGPWSAGTILAAGNSIPEDRSRTKIDVYASEDGGRSWSYVSTVATGGKAVPQVGATPVWEPEFAIDADGDLVCYFADERHREDGYDQLVGHRVSGDGGRTWGEQTFDAAIPDGEQRPGMPVVTTLPDGRYAMVFEIVGPKYEGGIFLKTSPDGRDWGEPADVGSPVRTAEGYQLTNGPYVTWTPAGGDEGTVLVSGKTLRDSDGTQAPGSGQTLLATTDLSEFDSWEAVSAPLQFEDAIDVGHQTVGWTTPLLPSRDGDRLLQLTSTSVEDERCEISYAAASLEF, encoded by the coding sequence ATGACGACCGACGGGAACCGAACCGGGGACGCACTCTACACGCCGCCGGCGGACGCTCCCGGTGCCGGGGCGATGTACCCTCGCGTGGTTCGGCTGGACTGCGACGACTCCGAGGGTGAGACGCTGCTCGCGACCTTCGAACAGTACGAGAGCGGAGACGACGAGTCAGAGCGGCCAGTCTTCCCGCTCTACCGCAGCGAAGACGGCGGGCGCACCTGGTCGCGGTTCTCCGAGATCCGCGACACGCAGAACGGCTGGGGGCTCCGGTATCAGCCGACCCTGTTCGAACTCCCCGAATCGATCGGCCCCTGGTCGGCGGGGACGATACTGGCCGCGGGGAACTCCATCCCGGAAGACCGGTCGCGGACGAAAATCGACGTCTACGCGAGCGAGGACGGCGGCCGGAGCTGGTCGTACGTGAGCACGGTCGCCACCGGCGGGAAAGCCGTGCCCCAGGTCGGCGCGACGCCGGTCTGGGAGCCCGAGTTCGCGATCGACGCCGACGGCGACCTCGTCTGTTACTTCGCCGACGAACGCCACCGCGAGGACGGGTACGACCAGCTCGTCGGCCACCGCGTCTCCGGCGACGGCGGCCGAACGTGGGGCGAGCAGACGTTCGACGCCGCGATACCCGACGGCGAACAGCGACCGGGCATGCCCGTCGTGACGACGCTCCCCGACGGCCGTTACGCGATGGTCTTCGAGATCGTCGGGCCGAAATACGAGGGCGGGATCTTCCTCAAGACGTCGCCCGACGGCCGCGATTGGGGAGAACCGGCCGACGTCGGCTCTCCGGTGCGGACGGCAGAGGGGTACCAGCTCACGAACGGCCCGTACGTCACGTGGACGCCCGCCGGCGGCGACGAGGGAACCGTGCTCGTCTCGGGGAAGACGCTGCGCGATTCGGACGGGACCCAGGCCCCCGGAAGCGGGCAGACGCTCCTCGCAACGACCGACCTCTCCGAGTTCGACTCGTGGGAGGCCGTGTCCGCGCCGCTCCAGTTCGAGGACGCGATTGACGTCGGTCACCAGACGGTCGGCTGGACCACGCCGCTGCTCCCCTCCCGGGACGGCGACCGACTCCTGCAGCTGACCTCGACGTCCGTCGAGGACGAACGCTGCGAGATCAGCTACGCCGCTGCGTCGCTCGAGTTCTGA
- a CDS encoding M24 family metallopeptidase produces MTAVRDQKLTRLDEYMTERELTELWFLRPANFAWLTDGGNSTVDRAADVGVAALGYDGDAVRALTSNNEAERFREEELPSEVPIETFDWHESSLGEAVARASANGAGADVPTVPGLESIDASRLRLPFTEHDRQVLERAGRATADAVETVAHEISPEDTERAAAGRLRDELWERGLESPVVLVGGAERSQRHRHFTPTDEPLGDYALLTVVAVDRGVNIAVTRTVDFDAPAWLRERHDDASRVATTAMAATRDAATADDGTASDVFAEIERAYAAVGWEDEWQQHHQGGSIGFESREWIATPSADATVETPAPYAWNPTVQGAKTEDTVLLSPTDVDVVTDTGSWPTAEYADVDADLRLELPTPLSR; encoded by the coding sequence ATGACGGCGGTACGCGACCAGAAACTGACGCGCCTAGACGAGTACATGACCGAGCGGGAACTGACCGAACTCTGGTTTCTCAGACCGGCGAACTTCGCGTGGCTGACCGACGGCGGGAACTCGACCGTCGACCGCGCGGCCGACGTCGGCGTCGCCGCGCTCGGCTACGACGGCGACGCGGTGCGAGCGCTCACGTCCAACAACGAGGCGGAGCGGTTCCGCGAGGAGGAACTCCCGTCGGAGGTACCCATAGAGACGTTCGACTGGCACGAGTCCTCCCTCGGCGAGGCGGTGGCACGTGCGAGCGCCAACGGAGCCGGTGCGGACGTCCCGACGGTCCCGGGACTCGAGTCGATCGACGCGTCGCGACTGCGACTCCCATTCACCGAGCACGACCGGCAGGTCCTCGAGCGGGCCGGCAGAGCCACTGCCGACGCGGTCGAAACGGTCGCCCACGAGATCTCGCCGGAGGACACCGAGCGCGCCGCGGCGGGACGGCTTCGCGACGAACTCTGGGAGCGGGGCCTCGAGTCACCCGTCGTCCTCGTCGGCGGCGCCGAGCGCTCCCAGCGCCACCGTCACTTCACGCCGACGGACGAGCCGCTGGGTGACTACGCGCTGCTCACCGTCGTCGCGGTCGACCGCGGCGTCAACATCGCCGTCACGCGGACCGTCGACTTCGACGCCCCCGCGTGGCTGCGTGAGCGCCACGACGACGCGAGTCGCGTCGCGACGACGGCGATGGCGGCGACGCGAGACGCCGCGACGGCCGACGACGGCACCGCCAGCGACGTTTTCGCGGAGATCGAGCGGGCGTACGCGGCCGTCGGCTGGGAGGACGAGTGGCAGCAGCATCATCAGGGCGGGTCGATCGGGTTCGAGAGTCGGGAGTGGATCGCGACGCCGTCGGCCGATGCGACCGTCGAAACGCCCGCGCCGTACGCCTGGAACCCGACCGTCCAGGGGGCCAAGACCGAGGACACCGTCCTGCTCTCGCCGACCGACGTCGACGTGGTCACCGACACCGGCTCGTGGCCCACCGCGGAGTACGCGGACGTCGACGCCGATCTGCGACTCGAGTTACCGACGCCGCTCTCCAGATAG